Proteins co-encoded in one Listeria ivanovii subsp. ivanovii genomic window:
- a CDS encoding ABC transporter ATP-binding protein → MKEFKQISRFFWHYLKGYKPQLAVILVAVIFATYLQVKAPQYIGNAVQELGDYVVRLMQTGVDDKSDFIHIIWMLVLCYVLLAAATFIQSIIMTGVAGKSTNRMRIGLFRKMEKLSIRFFDSRNDGEMLSRFTSDLDNISNTLNQALIQVLSNIALMVGVIIMMFQQNVELAFVTLISAPFAVAIATLIIRKARKYVDVQQDELGVLNGYIDEKISGQKIIITNGLEEETIEGFVKQNNVVKDATYKGQVYSGLLFPMMQGISLLNTAIVIFFGGWLALNGDIERTAALGLIVMFVQYSQQFYMPLTQISSQYSLLQLAITGARRVSEVFAEEEEVERANLKTIDGIKKGVKLDHVDFAYDPDKPVLKDVSIDVSKGKMVALVGPTGSGKTTVMNLLNRFYNVDGGSILFDDIDIRDIRLDSLRKQVGIVLQDSVLFTGTIRDNIIFGKPEATDEEVLDAAKQANIHDFIMSLENGYDTKISDENNIFSVGQKQLMSIARTIITNPSLLILDEATSNVDTVTESRIQKAMDNVISGRTSFVIAHRLKTILDADHIVVLHQGEVIEQGNHDELMKAKGFYSELYHNQFVIE, encoded by the coding sequence ATGAAAGAGTTTAAACAAATTAGCCGCTTTTTCTGGCACTATCTCAAAGGTTACAAACCACAACTTGCTGTCATTTTAGTTGCTGTCATTTTCGCAACATATCTTCAAGTGAAAGCACCGCAATATATTGGTAATGCTGTTCAAGAGCTAGGTGATTACGTCGTTCGGTTAATGCAAACTGGCGTGGACGATAAGAGTGACTTCATCCATATTATTTGGATGCTCGTTCTCTGCTACGTACTGCTCGCTGCTGCCACTTTTATCCAAAGTATTATCATGACTGGGGTAGCTGGTAAATCGACGAACAGAATGCGTATAGGGCTTTTCCGTAAGATGGAAAAACTATCGATTCGTTTCTTTGATAGCCGCAATGATGGCGAAATGCTTAGCCGCTTCACTAGTGACTTGGATAACATTTCTAACACACTGAATCAGGCGCTTATTCAGGTTCTTTCTAATATTGCGCTAATGGTTGGTGTTATCATCATGATGTTCCAACAAAACGTAGAACTTGCTTTCGTTACACTAATCTCAGCACCATTTGCAGTAGCCATCGCGACACTTATCATCCGAAAAGCCCGCAAGTATGTCGATGTGCAACAAGACGAACTAGGCGTATTAAACGGCTATATCGATGAAAAAATTTCTGGTCAAAAAATTATTATCACTAATGGTTTGGAAGAAGAAACCATTGAAGGCTTTGTCAAACAAAACAATGTCGTAAAAGATGCGACTTACAAAGGCCAAGTTTACTCTGGTTTACTTTTTCCAATGATGCAAGGTATTTCACTACTTAATACAGCTATCGTTATCTTCTTTGGAGGATGGTTAGCTCTAAATGGTGACATAGAACGTACTGCTGCCCTTGGCTTGATTGTTATGTTCGTTCAGTATTCGCAACAGTTCTATATGCCACTAACGCAAATCTCGTCCCAGTATAGCCTACTACAACTTGCAATCACTGGTGCGCGCCGTGTTAGCGAAGTATTTGCCGAAGAAGAAGAAGTCGAACGTGCAAATCTGAAAACTATTGATGGTATTAAAAAAGGCGTTAAGTTAGATCATGTGGATTTTGCTTACGATCCTGACAAACCAGTATTAAAAGATGTTTCGATTGATGTAAGTAAAGGGAAAATGGTTGCACTTGTTGGCCCAACTGGTTCTGGTAAGACAACTGTTATGAACTTGCTGAATCGATTCTATAACGTTGATGGCGGTTCGATTTTGTTTGATGACATTGATATTCGTGACATTAGACTGGATTCACTACGGAAGCAAGTTGGCATCGTTCTACAAGACTCGGTACTCTTCACTGGTACGATTCGTGATAATATTATTTTCGGTAAACCTGAAGCAACAGACGAAGAAGTTCTTGATGCAGCAAAACAAGCTAATATCCATGACTTCATTATGAGTCTAGAAAATGGCTATGATACTAAAATTAGCGATGAAAACAATATTTTCAGTGTTGGTCAAAAGCAGTTAATGAGTATTGCTAGAACTATCATTACGAACCCTTCTCTACTAATTCTAGATGAAGCAACCAGTAATGTAGACACCGTAACAGAAAGCAGAATCCAAAAAGCAATGGATAATGTAATCTCTGGTAGAACAAGTTTCGTTATTGCCCACCGTTTAAAAACAATCCTCGACGCTGACCATATTGTGGTGCTACATCAAGGTGAAGTTATCGAACAAGGTAACCACGATGAACTTATGAAAGCAAAAGGATTTTACTCTGAACTTTATCATAATCAGTTCGTTATTGAATAA
- the pbpD1 gene encoding D-alanyl-D-alanine carboxypeptidase PBPD1 — translation MKNIIKKAGIAIMAASLAISGFLVSPNLAEAAEAPNINANAAIAIEESTGKILYSKDADKLMGIASMTKMMDEYLLLEAINDGKLKWDDKVTISEYAYKVSQDTSLSNVPLRLGEQYTVQELYEAMAIYSANGAAIAISEKIAGSEKEFVAMMNKKAEELKLGEHQFVNSTGLNNEDLKGGQQVGGPKDENKMTARGMAKLAKHLIDDYPEVLKTASTTKKEFRKGTSDQTDMSNWNWLLPGLIYGREGVDGLKTGTTDYAGMCLTATAVQNGMRVITVVLHANGGGEGEHTSARFDETNKMLDYSFNNFQVKEVQKAGSKVKDPSIIAVDKGKEDTVGLVTKDAVKLVVPKNGNEPKLTTKVTFKDKTLEAPVKKNTEVGEMAVSLKDGDNLGYLDGSQTEDIKVVTASDVEKANWFALSAEAVGSFFTGIGSYVADGVQGWFK, via the coding sequence GTGAAAAATATAATAAAAAAAGCTGGGATTGCTATCATGGCGGCATCCCTTGCAATAAGTGGCTTTTTAGTAAGTCCGAACTTAGCGGAAGCCGCAGAAGCACCAAACATAAATGCAAATGCAGCCATCGCAATTGAAGAAAGCACAGGGAAAATTTTGTATTCAAAAGACGCTGATAAGCTTATGGGTATCGCATCAATGACGAAAATGATGGATGAATACTTACTACTTGAAGCAATTAATGATGGAAAGCTAAAATGGGATGATAAAGTAACCATTTCTGAATATGCGTATAAAGTTTCTCAAGATACCTCATTATCCAATGTACCGCTGAGACTAGGCGAACAGTACACAGTGCAAGAATTATACGAAGCAATGGCAATTTATTCAGCAAACGGTGCAGCAATTGCTATTTCTGAAAAAATTGCTGGTTCTGAAAAAGAATTCGTAGCGATGATGAACAAAAAAGCAGAAGAACTAAAGCTTGGTGAGCATCAATTTGTTAACTCGACTGGTCTTAATAACGAAGATTTAAAAGGCGGTCAGCAAGTTGGCGGTCCAAAAGATGAAAACAAAATGACAGCTCGTGGTATGGCGAAATTAGCAAAACATTTAATTGACGATTACCCAGAAGTACTTAAAACAGCAAGCACGACCAAAAAAGAATTTCGTAAAGGAACATCTGACCAAACCGACATGTCAAACTGGAATTGGTTACTCCCCGGTCTGATTTACGGTCGTGAAGGTGTAGACGGACTGAAAACAGGAACAACGGATTATGCAGGTATGTGTTTGACGGCTACTGCTGTGCAAAATGGCATGCGTGTAATCACTGTCGTACTTCATGCTAATGGTGGAGGCGAAGGAGAACATACTAGTGCTCGTTTTGACGAAACTAACAAAATGCTAGACTACTCTTTTAATAATTTTCAAGTAAAAGAAGTGCAAAAAGCAGGCTCAAAAGTGAAAGATCCTTCCATTATTGCAGTAGATAAAGGCAAGGAAGATACAGTTGGACTTGTTACAAAAGATGCGGTAAAACTAGTCGTACCAAAAAACGGCAATGAACCAAAATTAACTACAAAAGTAACATTCAAAGATAAAACATTAGAAGCACCAGTCAAGAAAAATACCGAAGTTGGCGAAATGGCTGTTTCATTGAAAGATGGCGATAATCTAGGCTATTTGGACGGCTCACAAACGGAGGATATTAAAGTCGTAACTGCTAGTGATGTCGAAAAAGCCAATTGGTTTGCTCTTTCCGCCGAAGCAGTCGGATCGTTCTTTACAGGCATTGGCAGTTATGTAGCTGACGGTGTGCAAGGTTGGTTTAAATAA
- a CDS encoding CocE/NonD family hydrolase: MKHNRLIIETDIPAKMRDEVTLYADIYRPADEGEYPVLLTRLPYSKAYGLHFIRPNILAEQGYIVIVQDVRGRYTSEGEFVPYIAEVDDGYDTIEWAAKLPYSNGDVGMFGLSYYGYTQILAAISGNKHLKAIAPIMAQNSMTDVFNDHDGALELGMWETWNLESMLPNMLARKYETREELKQAINKLMKNLDSLDALYKFKPYKDWPAIGPEEMPYFSQLLDYEPTHSHWQGIDAKSNYEKIKVPGLHVAGWYDCFLDKTIANFQNGHTRELGDRLVIGPWTHANFGQMIGDRDFGMAANAWGEASMHKRHIEWFNHWLKQKPLPEMAPINYFVMGLNEWKTTEEWPPKNATITPLYFQKGEVSAEFTPPTTDSEATFSYNPENPVPSNGGGTLHKELHADGPRDQQALELREDILCYTTAPLAEALEVTGPVQVKLRAKTDAPNTDFTAKLVDVFPDGRAFNLADGIIRAAKQYGDQVQNNINEYTIDLWATSNLFQKGHQIRVEISSSNFPRFDPNPNTGESFINSTESQVANQTIYHSPEYPSHILLPIVR, from the coding sequence GTGAAACATAATCGATTAATTATAGAAACAGATATTCCAGCTAAGATGCGGGACGAGGTAACACTTTACGCAGATATATATCGCCCAGCAGACGAAGGAGAATATCCAGTTTTACTTACGCGGTTACCTTATAGCAAAGCATACGGACTTCACTTTATTAGGCCTAATATTTTGGCAGAGCAAGGTTATATCGTTATCGTTCAAGACGTCCGCGGCAGATATACATCAGAAGGAGAATTTGTCCCTTACATAGCAGAGGTTGATGACGGTTACGATACCATTGAATGGGCAGCTAAACTTCCTTACTCAAATGGGGACGTAGGGATGTTTGGTTTATCTTACTATGGATACACTCAAATATTAGCTGCAATTAGTGGAAACAAGCATTTGAAGGCAATTGCACCAATTATGGCACAAAATAGCATGACAGATGTGTTTAATGATCATGATGGCGCACTTGAACTAGGTATGTGGGAGACATGGAATCTCGAATCAATGCTACCAAATATGCTCGCAAGAAAATACGAGACGCGAGAAGAACTAAAACAAGCAATAAACAAATTAATGAAAAATTTAGATAGCCTAGATGCACTTTACAAGTTCAAACCATACAAAGATTGGCCGGCAATTGGTCCCGAAGAAATGCCCTATTTTTCCCAATTACTTGATTATGAACCAACGCACAGCCATTGGCAGGGAATCGATGCTAAAAGTAATTACGAAAAAATCAAAGTTCCCGGACTCCATGTCGCTGGCTGGTATGACTGTTTTCTAGATAAAACAATCGCTAATTTCCAAAATGGACACACTAGAGAGCTTGGCGACCGGCTGGTAATTGGACCATGGACACATGCTAATTTTGGGCAAATGATTGGTGACCGTGATTTTGGAATGGCCGCTAATGCGTGGGGTGAAGCGAGTATGCATAAACGGCATATCGAATGGTTTAATCACTGGCTAAAACAAAAACCACTCCCAGAAATGGCGCCAATTAATTACTTTGTTATGGGGCTAAATGAGTGGAAAACTACCGAAGAGTGGCCACCTAAAAATGCAACCATTACACCGCTCTATTTTCAAAAAGGAGAAGTAAGCGCCGAGTTCACACCGCCAACTACTGATTCTGAAGCTACATTTAGCTACAACCCAGAAAATCCCGTGCCGTCTAATGGTGGAGGAACACTGCACAAGGAGCTACATGCTGACGGACCGCGCGACCAACAAGCATTAGAGCTTCGGGAAGATATACTTTGCTATACAACAGCACCATTAGCTGAAGCGTTAGAAGTAACAGGACCAGTTCAAGTAAAGCTAAGGGCTAAAACAGATGCGCCAAACACAGACTTTACTGCTAAACTAGTAGATGTCTTCCCAGATGGTAGAGCATTTAACCTCGCTGACGGGATTATTCGCGCAGCTAAGCAGTACGGTGATCAAGTGCAAAATAATATCAATGAATATACAATAGATTTATGGGCAACAAGTAATCTATTCCAAAAAGGACACCAAATCCGTGTCGAAATTTCTTCTAGTAACTTTCCAAGATTCGACCCGAACCCAAACACTGGAGAGAGTTTCATCAACTCAACCGAAAGCCAAGTTGCGAACCAAACTATTTATCATAGCCCAGAATACCCGTCACATATCCTATTACCAATTGTCAGGTAG
- a CDS encoding DNA topoisomerase III, with translation MTKTLVLAEKPSVGKDIGRVLGAKQGKNGYLEGGKYVVTWALGHLVTLADPERYDPKYKNWNMEDLPMLPEKMKLEPIKQTRKQYETVKKLMNRTDITTIVIATDAGREGELVARWIIDYAKIKKPLKRLWISSVTDKAIREGFEHLKPGKAYENLYHSAVARSEADWVVGINATRALTTKYNAQLSCGRVQTPTLAMIQHREEEIRNFKPREYYGITALTEQECFTWNNGQTFDKALAEKLVKSLQGETAVITDVSMKEKKTFSPGLYDLTELQRDANNRYDFSAKETLNIMQTLYERHKILTYPRTDSRFISTDIVPTLKERLQACGVGENAKAARQISSKPIKANKSFVDNSKVSDHHAIIPTEQSVSLGDLSDKERKIYDLVVKRFLAVLSDPYTYEETSVKAKIGQEDFTVKGKVVKSLGWKSIYGETREPDQLTKMKKGDKIPVKRVNLETGKTKPPARFNEATLLSAMENPAKYMETSSKALAKTLGDTGGLGTVATRADIIEKLFNSFSLEKQGKEIQITSKGRQLLELVPEDLKSPELTARWEQKLSKIAKGELDYRKFTAEMRDYAKKAVLEIKQNDKKFRHDNITSQKCPDCGKPMLKVKGKRGTMLVCQDRECGHRESLSRTTNARCPNCHKRMEMRGEGDKQLFVCVCGYREKLSAFQERRDKQKNKNVSKTDVAKFMKKQNKQEDEPFNNPMAEALAKLKLDK, from the coding sequence ATGACAAAAACATTAGTGCTGGCAGAGAAACCGTCTGTCGGTAAAGATATTGGTCGCGTACTCGGGGCTAAACAAGGAAAGAATGGCTATTTAGAAGGAGGGAAGTATGTTGTCACTTGGGCACTTGGACACCTTGTCACGCTAGCAGACCCAGAACGCTACGACCCTAAATATAAAAATTGGAATATGGAAGATTTACCGATGCTTCCAGAAAAAATGAAGCTAGAACCAATTAAACAAACACGAAAACAATACGAGACAGTGAAAAAACTAATGAACCGCACGGATATTACGACAATCGTTATTGCAACCGATGCAGGACGAGAAGGGGAACTTGTCGCGCGCTGGATTATTGATTATGCAAAAATCAAGAAGCCACTTAAACGACTATGGATTTCATCTGTAACTGACAAAGCAATTCGCGAAGGCTTTGAACATTTAAAACCTGGAAAAGCCTACGAAAATCTATATCATTCTGCTGTTGCGCGTTCGGAAGCTGACTGGGTAGTTGGGATTAACGCAACACGAGCACTTACTACCAAATATAATGCTCAACTTTCATGTGGGCGAGTTCAAACACCTACACTTGCGATGATTCAGCATCGTGAAGAAGAAATTCGCAACTTTAAACCACGTGAGTACTACGGAATTACTGCTTTAACTGAGCAAGAATGTTTCACGTGGAACAATGGGCAAACTTTTGATAAAGCATTAGCTGAAAAACTAGTGAAATCTTTGCAAGGTGAAACAGCCGTTATTACCGATGTTTCTATGAAAGAAAAGAAAACTTTTTCTCCTGGGCTATATGACCTAACAGAATTACAACGCGATGCCAATAATCGTTATGACTTTTCGGCAAAAGAAACACTTAATATCATGCAAACACTGTATGAACGACATAAAATTTTAACTTATCCACGGACAGATTCACGCTTTATTTCTACAGATATCGTCCCAACATTAAAAGAACGCCTACAAGCATGTGGTGTAGGTGAAAATGCGAAAGCTGCTCGCCAAATTAGCAGCAAGCCTATTAAAGCAAATAAATCGTTCGTCGATAACAGCAAAGTCAGTGATCACCATGCGATTATCCCGACAGAACAATCCGTTTCACTTGGAGACTTAAGCGATAAAGAAAGAAAAATCTATGACTTAGTTGTCAAACGTTTCTTAGCAGTACTTTCAGATCCGTATACTTATGAAGAAACTTCTGTTAAAGCAAAAATTGGTCAAGAAGATTTCACGGTAAAAGGAAAAGTTGTTAAATCACTTGGCTGGAAAAGCATTTACGGGGAAACGCGCGAACCAGATCAGCTGACCAAAATGAAAAAGGGTGATAAAATTCCAGTCAAACGAGTAAATTTAGAAACTGGAAAAACTAAGCCGCCAGCTAGATTTAATGAAGCGACACTTTTATCGGCAATGGAAAATCCAGCAAAATATATGGAAACATCAAGTAAAGCGCTAGCGAAAACACTTGGTGATACGGGTGGCCTTGGAACTGTTGCAACTCGAGCAGACATCATCGAAAAACTTTTTAACAGCTTCTCCCTAGAAAAGCAAGGTAAGGAGATCCAAATTACTTCTAAAGGACGTCAACTACTTGAGCTAGTTCCAGAAGACTTGAAGTCCCCGGAATTAACTGCTCGCTGGGAACAAAAACTATCTAAAATTGCAAAAGGTGAATTAGATTATCGTAAGTTTACTGCGGAAATGCGCGATTATGCGAAAAAAGCAGTATTGGAAATTAAGCAAAATGATAAGAAATTCCGCCATGATAATATTACTTCACAAAAATGTCCTGATTGCGGGAAGCCAATGCTAAAAGTTAAAGGTAAACGCGGTACAATGCTAGTATGTCAAGACCGCGAATGCGGACACCGTGAATCGCTTTCGAGAACAACCAATGCCCGTTGTCCTAATTGCCATAAACGTATGGAAATGCGTGGTGAAGGGGACAAACAGCTATTTGTTTGCGTTTGTGGATATCGTGAGAAGCTATCTGCTTTCCAAGAACGTCGCGATAAGCAAAAAAATAAGAATGTCTCAAAAACAGACGTAGCTAAATTTATGAAAAAACAAAACAAACAAGAAGATGAACCATTTAATAATCCAATGGCAGAGGCACTCGCTAAACTAAAACTAGATAAATAA
- the recQ gene encoding DNA helicase RecQ: protein MIEQAKLILQQNFGYQDFRDGQVDVISKLCAGKDALAIMPTGGGKSLCYQIPALLFDGLTIVVSPLISLMKDQVDALVSEGIRATFINSTLTTYEIDLRLDAAFSGELKMLYIAPERIETPGFQRLIEQVPISLFAIDEAHCISQWGHDFRPSYLTLCDSLDKMKKRPLVIALTATATQAVSDDICRLLKIGQSSVVKTGFSRDNLFFQVVKGQDKDKYLMEYLTKNKTESGIVYASTRKEVERLHAFLLKKGVESGMYHGGMSDLARQDWQEKFLYDDIRVIVATNAFGMGINKSNVRFVIHYNIPRNIEAYYQEAGRAGRDGVPSDCILLFSPQDSRIQQFLIEQSELDEERKQNEFAKLRQMTGYGYTEICLQKYIVQYFGDDEEDCGKCSNCLDTRESTDVTILAQQVFSCIKRMGERFGKVLIAKVLTGSADQKVKEWRFDELSTYGLMKEASQKDVLQLIDYLIAEKYLQPTDSQFPALKLTERAVSVLRGELKVERKQAKRAEKVKIEVNSDLFEQLREVRRELASKHKVPPYIIFSDETLREMCAYLPQDEEALLEIKGIGAMKRDKYGAEFLAVLQQEAVKE from the coding sequence ATGATAGAGCAAGCAAAACTTATTTTACAACAGAATTTTGGTTATCAAGATTTTCGGGATGGTCAAGTGGATGTCATTTCCAAACTTTGCGCGGGAAAAGATGCTCTTGCAATTATGCCAACTGGCGGCGGAAAGTCACTTTGTTATCAAATCCCAGCACTTCTTTTTGATGGACTAACGATTGTTGTTTCGCCACTTATTTCACTAATGAAGGATCAAGTCGATGCGCTGGTTTCTGAAGGGATTCGAGCCACTTTTATAAATAGTACACTAACTACTTACGAAATCGATCTTCGTTTAGACGCCGCTTTTTCAGGTGAGCTAAAGATGCTCTATATTGCGCCAGAACGGATTGAAACACCAGGTTTTCAGCGTTTAATCGAACAAGTACCAATTTCCTTGTTCGCGATTGATGAAGCGCACTGTATTTCGCAGTGGGGACATGATTTTAGACCAAGCTACTTAACGCTTTGTGATAGTTTAGATAAAATGAAAAAAAGACCACTTGTTATCGCACTAACAGCAACTGCAACTCAAGCTGTTTCGGATGATATTTGCCGGTTGTTAAAAATCGGGCAAAGTTCAGTCGTGAAAACAGGTTTTTCGAGAGATAATTTATTCTTTCAAGTAGTTAAGGGTCAAGACAAAGATAAGTATTTGATGGAATATTTAACAAAAAACAAAACCGAGTCAGGAATTGTCTATGCTTCAACACGGAAAGAAGTAGAGCGGCTCCATGCTTTCTTGCTAAAAAAAGGCGTCGAATCCGGCATGTATCACGGAGGAATGAGCGATTTAGCAAGGCAAGATTGGCAAGAGAAGTTCCTATATGATGATATTCGCGTAATCGTTGCCACAAACGCATTTGGAATGGGAATTAATAAGTCTAACGTGCGCTTTGTTATTCACTATAACATTCCACGAAATATCGAGGCATATTACCAAGAAGCAGGACGGGCTGGGCGAGACGGGGTTCCGAGTGATTGTATCTTGCTTTTCTCTCCACAAGATAGCCGGATTCAGCAGTTTTTAATCGAACAATCTGAGCTAGACGAAGAGCGGAAACAGAACGAATTTGCCAAGCTACGCCAAATGACGGGCTACGGCTATACAGAAATCTGCTTGCAAAAGTATATCGTTCAATATTTTGGTGATGATGAGGAGGATTGCGGGAAGTGTAGCAACTGTTTAGATACAAGAGAATCCACTGATGTAACGATTTTAGCACAGCAAGTATTTTCCTGTATTAAGCGGATGGGAGAGCGCTTTGGAAAAGTTCTAATTGCCAAAGTATTGACCGGTTCAGCTGATCAGAAAGTAAAAGAGTGGCGATTTGACGAACTGAGTACCTATGGGTTAATGAAAGAAGCCTCCCAAAAAGATGTTCTGCAACTGATTGATTACCTCATCGCTGAAAAATATTTACAACCAACCGATAGCCAGTTTCCCGCGTTAAAATTAACGGAGCGAGCAGTATCTGTGTTACGCGGTGAATTAAAAGTCGAACGAAAACAAGCAAAACGAGCAGAAAAAGTGAAAATAGAAGTAAATAGCGACTTATTCGAACAACTCCGGGAAGTACGGAGAGAATTAGCTTCCAAACATAAAGTGCCCCCATATATCATTTTCTCTGACGAAACTTTACGAGAAATGTGCGCTTACTTGCCACAAGACGAAGAGGCGCTTTTAGAAATTAAAGGTATTGGTGCAATGAAGCGTGATAAATACGGGGCAGAATTCTTGGCTGTTTTACAACAAGAGGCAGTGAAAGAATAA
- the guaB gene encoding IMP dehydrogenase produces MWETKFAKEGLTFDDVLLVPAKSDVLPNDVDLSVEMAPSLKLNVPIWSAGMDTITEAKMAIAIARQGGIGVVHKNMSIEQQAEEIEKVKRSESGVIIDPFYLTPDHQVFAAEHLMGKYRISGVPIVNNEKERKLVGILTNRDLRFISDYSTVIKDVMTKENLVTAPVGTTLKQAEQILQKHRIEKLPLVDDAGILKGLITIKDIEKVIEFPNSAKDKHGRLLVAAAVGITNDTFVRVEKLIDAGADAIVIDTAHGHSAGVINKISEIRKAFNDIVIVAGNVATAEGARALFEVGVDIVKVGIGPGSICTTRVVAGVGVPQITAIYDCATVAREFGKTIIADGGIKYSGDIVKALAAGGNAVMLGSMLAGTDESPGETEIFQGRQFKTYRGMGSLAAMEHGSKDRYFQADAKKLVPEGIEGRVPYKGSVADIIFQLVGGVRSGMGYTGSADLKHLREEAAFVRMTGAGLRESHPHDIQITKEAPNYSIS; encoded by the coding sequence ATGTGGGAAACAAAATTTGCAAAAGAAGGCTTAACATTTGATGATGTATTACTTGTTCCAGCAAAATCGGACGTATTACCAAATGATGTAGATTTAAGTGTAGAAATGGCTCCATCACTCAAATTAAATGTACCAATTTGGAGTGCGGGAATGGATACAATTACCGAAGCTAAAATGGCGATTGCAATTGCGCGTCAAGGTGGAATCGGTGTCGTTCATAAGAATATGAGTATCGAACAACAAGCGGAAGAAATTGAAAAGGTTAAACGGTCTGAAAGTGGTGTTATCATTGATCCTTTCTATCTTACTCCAGATCATCAAGTCTTTGCAGCAGAACATCTAATGGGTAAATACCGAATTTCTGGTGTCCCAATTGTGAACAACGAGAAAGAACGCAAACTAGTTGGAATTTTAACTAACCGTGATTTACGTTTCATTTCCGATTATTCTACAGTCATTAAAGACGTTATGACAAAAGAAAATTTAGTGACTGCACCTGTTGGAACAACGCTAAAACAAGCGGAGCAAATTTTACAAAAACACCGTATTGAAAAATTACCACTTGTTGACGATGCGGGTATTTTAAAAGGGTTAATCACTATTAAAGATATTGAAAAAGTAATTGAGTTTCCAAATTCTGCGAAAGATAAACATGGTCGACTTCTTGTTGCGGCGGCAGTAGGAATTACAAACGATACATTTGTACGCGTAGAAAAACTCATTGATGCTGGCGCAGATGCGATTGTTATTGATACTGCGCACGGACATTCTGCTGGTGTTATCAATAAGATTTCTGAGATTCGTAAAGCATTTAATGATATTGTTATAGTTGCAGGAAACGTTGCTACAGCTGAAGGAGCACGTGCTCTTTTCGAAGTTGGTGTTGATATTGTGAAAGTTGGAATTGGACCAGGTTCGATTTGTACGACTCGTGTAGTTGCAGGTGTTGGCGTTCCGCAAATTACTGCTATTTATGACTGTGCAACCGTTGCGCGCGAATTTGGTAAAACCATTATTGCAGATGGCGGCATTAAATATTCTGGGGATATCGTGAAAGCACTAGCTGCTGGTGGTAACGCGGTTATGCTTGGAAGTATGCTTGCTGGAACAGATGAAAGTCCTGGCGAAACAGAAATTTTCCAAGGTCGTCAATTTAAAACGTATCGTGGCATGGGAAGTTTGGCGGCAATGGAGCATGGTTCTAAAGACCGTTATTTCCAAGCAGATGCTAAAAAGCTAGTTCCAGAAGGTATTGAAGGTCGCGTTCCTTATAAAGGTTCCGTTGCGGACATTATCTTCCAATTAGTTGGTGGAGTTCGTTCTGGAATGGGTTATACTGGTTCAGCAGACTTGAAACACCTTCGCGAGGAAGCGGCATTCGTTCGTATGACTGGCGCTGGGCTACGTGAAAGTCATCCGCATGATATCCAAATTACCAAAGAAGCACCAAATTATAGTATTTCCTAA
- a CDS encoding ADP-ribose-binding protein translates to MKLTIVKGDITEQDVDVIVNAANSGLLGGAGVDGAIHQAAGPNLLKECQEIINRIGSCPAGEAVITAAGELKTHYIIHAVGPVWKGGEHQEANKLASCYWKSLDLAAGKDLTSIAFPNISTGVYGFPKKLAAEVVLYTVRKWIEEEYDSSIKEIRFVCYDDENLALYNKLIKSESV, encoded by the coding sequence GTGAAGCTAACAATTGTAAAAGGTGATATTACCGAACAAGATGTCGATGTTATTGTGAATGCAGCTAACTCAGGGCTTTTAGGCGGAGCAGGAGTCGATGGAGCAATTCATCAGGCAGCCGGTCCAAATTTATTAAAAGAATGTCAAGAGATTATTAATCGAATTGGCTCATGTCCAGCTGGAGAAGCTGTTATTACAGCAGCAGGCGAACTAAAAACTCACTACATCATCCATGCGGTAGGCCCAGTGTGGAAGGGTGGCGAACATCAAGAAGCAAACAAATTAGCTTCTTGTTATTGGAAATCTTTAGACCTAGCAGCCGGAAAAGACTTAACATCAATTGCTTTCCCGAATATCTCAACTGGCGTATATGGATTTCCTAAAAAACTAGCTGCTGAAGTAGTCTTATATACCGTGCGAAAATGGATAGAAGAAGAGTATGATTCGAGCATTAAAGAAATTCGCTTTGTTTGTTACGATGATGAAAATCTAGCATTGTATAATAAGTTAATAAAAAGTGAGTCCGTTTAA